From a single Candidatus Izimaplasma bacterium HR1 genomic region:
- a CDS encoding L-arabinose transporter permease protein: MGKIKKVLGNINFLSAILAILTGIMVGFVIMLIVKPGSAFGGLFTILFGGFLDGREGFGDVLRYAAPIILTGLSVGFAFKTGLFNIGASGQMAAGAFFAIYVGIKWTFLGDFLWVAAVLAAIIGGFLWGIVPGILKAHFNVNEVVTTIMMNWISVFGAFIAYSSADIVGGTTQNAQKVNQAAALPNLFLDKIFDNPRLDIGILIAILAAIVIHIVLNKTTFGFELKAVGHNRDGAKYAGINSKRNIILSMGIAGALAGLAAAVLYLNVSGATYKIEQNLIGEGFDGIAVALLALSHPLGAIASGTFFAYIKAGGLELKPWGFDQNLTGIITASIVYFSALSLIFQKYAKQIIAKFKKGGDVSE; the protein is encoded by the coding sequence ATGGGTAAAATAAAAAAAGTTTTAGGAAATATAAACTTTTTAAGTGCCATACTTGCTATTTTAACAGGAATTATGGTCGGATTTGTTATCATGTTAATTGTTAAACCTGGTTCAGCATTTGGTGGATTGTTCACAATCCTATTCGGTGGTTTCCTTGATGGACGAGAAGGCTTCGGAGATGTATTAAGATATGCAGCACCAATTATTCTTACTGGTTTAAGTGTTGGGTTTGCTTTTAAAACAGGTTTATTCAATATTGGAGCTAGTGGGCAAATGGCTGCAGGTGCATTCTTTGCAATCTATGTTGGTATTAAATGGACATTCCTAGGAGACTTCTTATGGGTAGCTGCTGTTTTAGCCGCAATCATAGGTGGATTCTTATGGGGTATTGTTCCAGGTATTTTAAAAGCACACTTTAATGTAAATGAAGTTGTTACCACAATAATGATGAACTGGATTTCTGTATTTGGAGCGTTTATTGCTTATTCAAGTGCTGACATCGTTGGTGGGACTACTCAAAATGCACAAAAAGTAAATCAAGCTGCTGCGTTGCCAAACTTATTCTTAGATAAAATCTTTGATAACCCTCGGTTAGATATTGGGATTTTAATCGCAATCCTTGCCGCCATTGTGATTCATATTGTTTTAAACAAAACAACATTTGGTTTTGAATTAAAAGCAGTAGGACATAACCGTGATGGAGCAAAATATGCGGGGATTAATTCAAAAAGAAATATCATCCTTTCAATGGGTATTGCTGGTGCGTTAGCTGGGCTAGCTGCTGCAGTCTTATATCTAAATGTTAGTGGTGCTACATATAAAATCGAGCAAAACTTAATCGGTGAAGGTTTTGACGGTATCGCTGTTGCGTTACTTGCATTAAGTCATCCTTTAGGAGCAATTGCTTCAGGAACATTCTTTGCATATATCAAAGCTGGAGGTTTAGAATTAAAACCTTGGGGATTTGATCAGAACTTAACAGGAATTATTACAGCTTCAATCGTATATTTTAGTGCGTTAAGTTTAATCTTCCAAAAATACGCTAAGCAAATCATTGCCAAATTTAAAAAAGGAGGTGATGTCAGTGAGTAA
- a CDS encoding Branched-chain amino acid transport system / permease component, whose product MSKSMRKNIITVASILGIILVLWIFGTDDLFFVLRRSVYIIVPLAVVAFAGLFSERSGVVNIALEGIMVFGAFIGILFMVKIQDAGMSGQLVYFLSIIVAGISGYLFSLIHAFASINMKANQVISGTALNLLAPAIALFFIKILFGGEDIIFADQFLVQDAGFLTTIPVIGPILFSKTYLSTFYAIALIIIASVVLYKTKFGLRMRACGEHPQAADAAGINVAKMRYAGVGISGFLAGIGGIIMIIPLTVAFTGTVSGYGFLALAVLISGQWKPGRIIIVAIFFGFMLNLSGAYTKIAILADAGLPDKVYSLIPFVMTLIVLAFTSRNSQAPKASGEPYDPGKR is encoded by the coding sequence GTGAGTAAATCTATGAGAAAGAACATTATCACTGTCGCATCAATCCTTGGAATCATATTAGTATTATGGATATTTGGAACTGATGATTTATTCTTCGTATTAAGACGTAGTGTCTATATCATTGTCCCTCTTGCTGTTGTTGCTTTCGCTGGGTTATTCTCAGAACGAAGTGGTGTTGTAAATATCGCTTTAGAAGGTATCATGGTATTTGGTGCATTCATTGGTATCTTGTTTATGGTAAAAATACAAGATGCTGGAATGAGCGGACAATTAGTTTATTTCTTAAGTATTATCGTTGCTGGTATTAGTGGATACTTATTCTCACTAATTCATGCCTTTGCTTCAATCAATATGAAAGCAAACCAAGTAATTAGTGGTACGGCATTAAACTTATTAGCTCCAGCAATCGCATTATTCTTTATTAAAATATTATTTGGTGGAGAAGATATTATCTTTGCTGATCAATTCTTAGTTCAGGATGCTGGATTCTTAACAACTATTCCGGTTATTGGCCCAATCTTATTTTCTAAAACATATCTTTCAACATTTTATGCTATCGCGCTTATAATCATTGCATCAGTTGTTTTATACAAGACAAAATTTGGTTTAAGAATGCGCGCATGCGGGGAACATCCACAAGCAGCAGATGCTGCTGGTATCAATGTTGCTAAAATGAGATATGCTGGTGTCGGTATTAGTGGTTTCTTAGCTGGTATTGGTGGAATCATTATGATTATACCTTTAACTGTTGCTTTCACAGGAACTGTTAGTGGATATGGATTCTTAGCTTTAGCTGTATTAATTAGTGGGCAATGGAAACCAGGAAGAATTATCATTGTAGCAATCTTCTTTGGATTTATGTTAAACCTATCAGGTGCATATACAAAAATTGCTATCTTAGCAGATGCTGGGTTACCAGATAAAGTTTACTCATTGATTCCATTCGTAATGACGTTAATCGTTCTTGCCTTTACTTCACGTAATTCGCAAGCTCCTAAAGCATCAGGAGAACCATACGATCCAGGAAAAAGATAA